From one Triticum aestivum cultivar Chinese Spring chromosome 4B, IWGSC CS RefSeq v2.1, whole genome shotgun sequence genomic stretch:
- the LOC123090796 gene encoding elongation of fatty acids protein 3-like (The sequence of the model RefSeq protein was modified relative to this genomic sequence to represent the inferred CDS: added 26 bases not found in genome assembly), with protein MAAALLRHVRWLLVEHPAVASFHWRPGTTLASSPSFPAAVICAYLATVLLLHRRVLPLPSLPPRALRAVSALHNCVLLALSAAMAAGCVLSAAATAPSPRWVFCFPPGGATEASGPVFFWAHVFYLSKMYELGDTLLILVARRPLTLLHVYHHAVVIAMCYLWLATRQSLMPVALVTNAAVHVVMYAYYLCCTLGLRWPPRWKRAVTELQILQFLFSFAASVVMLWFHFAAGGCEGMAGWAFNAVFNASLLALFLDFHGAAYAAKAKANKKNTTNGNNGNGGKSE; from the coding sequence CCGGTGGCTCCTGGTCGAGCACCCCGCCGTCGCCTCCTTCCACTGGCGCCCGGGCACCACGCTCGCGTCGTCGCCGTCCTTCCCCGCCGCCGTCATCTGCGCCTACCTCGCCACGgtgctcctcctccaccgccgcgtCCTGCCCCTCCCGTCCCTCCCGCCGCGCGCGCTCCGCGCCGTCTCCGCGCTGCACAACTGCGTCCTCCTCGCCCTCTCCGCCGCGATGGCCGCCGGCTGCGTGCTCTCCGCGGCGGCCACGGCGCCCTCGCCGCGCTGGGTCTTCTGCTTCCCCCCGGGCGGCGCCACGGAGGCGTCGGGCCCGGTCTTCTTCTGGGCGCACGTCTTCTACCTCTCCAAGATGTACGAGCTGGGCGACACGCTGCTGATCCTCGTCGCCCGCCGCCCGCTCACGCTGCTCCACgtctaccaccacgccgtcgtcaTCGCCATGTGCTACCTCTGGCTCGCCACGCGCCAGTCGCTCATGCCCGTCGCCCTCGTCACCAACGCCGCCGTGCACGTCGTCATGTACGCCTACTACCTCTGCTGCACCCTGGGCCTCCGCTGGCCGCCGCGATGGAAGCGCGCCGTCACCGAGCTGCAGATCCTGCAGTTCCTCTTCAGCTTCGCCGCCTCCGTCGTCATGCTCTGGTTCCACTTCGCCGCCGGCGGCTGCGAGGGGATGGCAGGGTGGGCCTTCAACGCCGTCTTCAACGCCTCCCTGCTCGCGCTCTTCCTCGACTTCCACGGCGCCGCCTACGCCGCCAAGGCCAAGGCCAACAAGAAGAACACCACCAATGGCAACAATGGCAATGGGGGGAAATCAGAGTGA